In one Methylobacterium sp. SyP6R genomic region, the following are encoded:
- a CDS encoding efflux RND transporter permease subunit — MNLSKFFIDRPIFAGVLSVLIVIGGLLSLFAMPISEYPDVVPPSVVVRATFPGANPKVIAETVATPIEEQINGVEGMLYMASQATTDGIMTLTVTFRLGTDPDKAQQLVQNRVSQAEPRLPAIVRQLGIVTVKSSPDLTMVVHLVSPNGRYDMTYLRNYAVLNIKDRLARLDGVGQVQLFGSGDYAMRIWLDPQKVAEHGLSAGDVVREIQAQNVEAAAGTIGASPAIPGLDLQLSLNAEGRLTSEEQFGDIVVKTGENGEITRLRDIARIELGAADYALRSLLDNKSAVALPISQSPGSNAIQISDAVRRTMAEIKQTMPEGVDYQIVYDPTQFVRASIEAVIHTLLEAVALVVLVVILFLQTWRASIIPLLAVPVSIVGTFAVMHAFGFSINALSLFGLVLAIGIVVDDAIVVVENVERNIEAGLSPRDASYQAMREVSGPIIAIALVLVAVFVPLAFISGLTGQFYKQFALTIAISTVISAINSLTLSPALSALLLKDHHAPKDRPTRILDTLLGWFFRRFNRAFGRASDGYGRGVGGVISRKSAMMAIYLVLVGVTALLFRQIPGGFVPGQDKQYLVGFAQLPDGATLDRTEEVIRKMSEIALKEPGVESAVAFPGLSINGFTNSSNSGIVFSTLQAFEERKGPGLSGAAIAQSLNKKYAAIPEAFIAMFPPPPVNGLGTIGGFKLQIEDRAGLGYEALNEATKAFLAKAAQAPELAGLFSSFQMNVPQLFADIDRTKARQLKVPVTDVFDTLQIYLGSLYVNDFNRFGRTYSVRVQADAPFRARSDDVGLLKVRAGSGEMVPLSTLLRVRQTAGPERAMRYNGFLSADINAGAAPGFSSGQAQAAAARIAAETLPRGFAFEWTDLTYQEFIAGNSGVWVFPLALLLVFLVLAAQYESLALPLAILLIVPMGLLAAMTGVWLSSGDNNVFTQIGLIVLVGLSAKNAILIVEFARELEFSGRTPVQAAIEASRLRLRPILMTSMAFIMGVLPLVTATGAGSEMRRAMGVAVFSGMIGVTAFGLFLTPVFYVLLRRLSGNRPLRQHGGPGNGTVAQEPAMEAA; from the coding sequence ATGAATCTCTCCAAGTTCTTCATCGACCGCCCGATCTTCGCGGGCGTGCTCTCGGTGCTCATCGTCATCGGCGGGCTGCTGTCGCTGTTCGCGATGCCGATCTCCGAATATCCGGACGTGGTGCCGCCCTCCGTCGTGGTGCGGGCGACCTTCCCGGGCGCCAACCCCAAGGTCATCGCCGAGACCGTGGCGACGCCGATCGAGGAGCAGATCAACGGCGTCGAGGGCATGCTCTACATGGCGAGCCAGGCGACGACGGACGGCATCATGACGCTGACCGTCACGTTCCGCCTCGGCACCGACCCCGACAAGGCGCAGCAGCTGGTCCAGAACCGGGTCTCGCAGGCCGAGCCGCGCCTGCCGGCGATCGTGCGCCAGCTCGGCATCGTCACGGTGAAGTCCTCGCCCGACCTGACAATGGTGGTCCACCTCGTCTCGCCGAACGGCCGGTACGACATGACGTATCTGCGCAACTACGCGGTCTTGAACATCAAGGATCGCCTCGCCCGCCTCGACGGCGTCGGCCAGGTTCAGCTGTTCGGCTCGGGCGACTACGCGATGCGGATCTGGCTCGACCCGCAGAAAGTGGCCGAGCACGGCCTGTCGGCAGGCGACGTGGTGCGCGAGATCCAGGCCCAGAACGTCGAGGCGGCGGCCGGCACCATCGGCGCCTCGCCGGCGATCCCAGGCCTCGACCTGCAGCTCTCGCTCAATGCCGAGGGGCGGCTGACCAGCGAGGAGCAGTTCGGCGACATCGTGGTCAAGACCGGCGAGAACGGCGAGATCACGCGCCTGCGCGACATCGCCCGGATCGAGCTCGGCGCGGCGGATTATGCGCTCCGCTCGCTCCTCGACAACAAGTCCGCGGTGGCGCTTCCGATCTCGCAATCGCCCGGCTCGAACGCGATCCAGATCTCCGACGCGGTCCGCCGCACCATGGCGGAGATCAAGCAGACCATGCCGGAGGGGGTCGACTACCAGATCGTCTACGACCCGACGCAGTTCGTGCGCGCCTCGATCGAGGCGGTGATCCACACCCTGCTCGAGGCGGTGGCCCTCGTCGTGCTGGTGGTGATCCTGTTCCTGCAGACCTGGCGGGCGTCGATCATCCCGCTTCTCGCCGTGCCGGTCTCGATCGTCGGCACCTTCGCGGTGATGCACGCCTTCGGCTTCTCGATCAACGCGCTCAGCCTGTTCGGCCTCGTGCTCGCCATCGGCATCGTCGTCGACGATGCGATCGTCGTGGTGGAGAACGTCGAGCGCAACATCGAGGCCGGTTTGTCGCCCCGCGACGCCTCCTACCAGGCGATGCGGGAGGTGTCGGGCCCGATCATCGCCATCGCGCTGGTATTGGTGGCGGTGTTCGTGCCGCTCGCCTTCATCAGCGGGCTGACGGGCCAGTTCTACAAGCAATTCGCGCTGACCATCGCGATCTCGACCGTGATCTCGGCGATCAACTCGCTGACCCTGTCTCCCGCCCTCTCGGCCCTGCTGCTCAAGGATCACCACGCGCCGAAGGACCGGCCGACCCGCATCCTCGACACCCTGCTCGGCTGGTTCTTCCGCCGGTTCAACCGCGCCTTCGGCCGGGCCTCGGACGGCTACGGGCGCGGGGTCGGCGGCGTCATCTCGCGCAAGAGCGCGATGATGGCGATCTACCTCGTCCTCGTCGGGGTGACGGCGCTGCTGTTTCGCCAGATCCCCGGCGGCTTCGTGCCGGGCCAGGACAAGCAGTACCTCGTCGGCTTCGCGCAACTGCCCGACGGCGCCACCCTCGACCGGACCGAGGAGGTGATCCGCAAGATGAGCGAGATCGCCCTCAAGGAACCCGGCGTCGAGAGCGCGGTCGCCTTCCCGGGGCTGTCGATCAACGGCTTCACCAACTCGTCGAATTCGGGAATCGTCTTCTCGACCCTGCAAGCCTTCGAGGAGCGGAAGGGTCCCGGCTTGAGCGGCGCCGCCATCGCGCAATCGTTGAACAAGAAATACGCCGCGATCCCGGAAGCCTTCATCGCCATGTTCCCGCCGCCGCCGGTCAACGGGCTCGGTACCATCGGGGGCTTCAAGCTGCAGATCGAGGACCGGGCCGGCCTCGGCTACGAGGCGCTGAACGAGGCGACGAAGGCTTTCCTCGCCAAGGCCGCGCAGGCGCCGGAACTCGCCGGCCTGTTCTCCAGCTTCCAGATGAACGTGCCGCAGCTCTTCGCCGACATCGACCGGACCAAGGCGCGCCAGCTGAAAGTGCCGGTCACCGACGTGTTCGACACGCTGCAGATCTATCTCGGCTCGCTCTACGTCAACGACTTCAACCGGTTCGGCCGCACCTACTCCGTCCGGGTCCAGGCCGATGCGCCGTTCCGCGCCCGCTCCGACGATGTCGGCCTGCTCAAAGTGCGGGCCGGCTCGGGCGAGATGGTGCCGCTCTCGACGCTGCTGCGCGTTCGCCAGACCGCGGGGCCCGAGCGGGCGATGCGCTACAACGGCTTCCTGTCCGCCGACATCAATGCCGGCGCCGCTCCCGGCTTCTCGTCGGGCCAGGCGCAGGCGGCCGCCGCGCGGATCGCCGCCGAGACCCTGCCGCGGGGCTTTGCCTTCGAGTGGACCGACCTCACCTATCAGGAATTCATCGCCGGCAATTCGGGCGTCTGGGTCTTCCCGCTCGCCCTGCTCCTGGTCTTCCTGGTGCTCGCCGCGCAGTACGAGAGCCTGGCCCTGCCGCTCGCGATCCTGCTCATCGTGCCGATGGGGCTGCTCGCGGCGATGACCGGCGTCTGGCTGTCTTCGGGCGACAACAACGTCTTCACCCAGATCGGCCTCATCGTGCTGGTCGGCCTGTCGGCCAAGAACGCGATCCTGATCGTGGAATTCGCCCGGGAACTCGAATTTTCCGGCCGGACTCCCGTGCAGGCGGCGATCGAGGCGAGCCGGCTGCGCCTGCGGCCGATCCTGATGACCTCGATGGCCTTCATCATGGGCGTGCTGCCGCTGGTCACCGCGACCGGCGCCGGCTCGGAGATGCGCCGCGCCATGGGCGTGGCGGTGTTCTCCGGCATGATCGGGGTGACCGCCTTCGGGCTGTTCCTGACCCCGGTCTTCTACGTGCTGCTGCGGCGCTTGAGCGGCAACCGGCCGCTCAGGCAGCATGGCGGGCCTGGGAACGGGACGGTGGCGCAGGAGCCTGCGATGGAGGCGGCGTGA
- a CDS encoding IS630 family transposase (programmed frameshift) translates to MTGIAITRTDLSAEALRAASSKAPSIPAARRMLALALVLEGADRTTAARSCGMDRQTLRDWVHRYNAEGLEGLSDRKAPGRAAKLTTDQKQQLAALVEAGPDVDTDGVVRWRRVDLQARIKDLFGVEMHERTVGKHLAELGFVRLSVRPQHPKADEEIQEAFKKNFAARVAEVLPEPVRAKPLEIWFQDEARVGQQGTLTRVWARKGTRPRAPRDQRYKWAYVFGAACPARATSAALVLPTVNTAMMSLHLAEISKQVAEGAHAILVLDGAGYHGTAKTRRPRGLAVPDNITLLHLPASSPELNPMELVWQYVRQNKLANRVFRDYRQIVEACCDAWNFFANNPDLVTSITARDWAKVKV, encoded by the exons ATGACCGGGATCGCCATCACCCGCACGGATCTGAGCGCTGAGGCGTTGCGCGCAGCATCGTCCAAGGCGCCGAGCATTCCGGCGGCGCGTCGCATGCTGGCGCTCGCGCTGGTGCTGGAGGGTGCCGATCGCACCACGGCGGCCCGCTCCTGCGGCATGGACCGCCAGACCCTGCGCGATTGGGTCCACCGCTACAACGCCGAGGGGCTTGAAGGTCTGAGCGACCGCAAGGCGCCAGGCCGGGCCGCCAAGCTGACGACCGACCAGAAGCAGCAGTTGGCCGCGCTGGTCGAGGCGGGGCCGGACGTCGACACCGATGGCGTGGTGCGCTGGCGCCGGGTCGACCTTCAGGCGCGGATCAAGGATCTGTTCGGGGTCGAGATGCACGAGCGCACCGTTGGCAAGCACCTGGCGGAGCTTGGCTTCGTGCGGCTTTCGGTGCGCCCGCAGCATCCCAAGGCCGACGAGGAGATCCAGGAAGCATTTA AAAAAAACTTCGCCGCGCGCGTGGCAGAGGTCCTGCCCGAACCCGTCCGCGCCAAGCCGCTCGAGATCTGGTTTCAGGACGAGGCGCGCGTCGGCCAGCAGGGCACGCTGACGCGGGTCTGGGCGCGCAAGGGCACGCGCCCGCGGGCGCCCCGCGACCAACGCTACAAGTGGGCGTACGTGTTCGGCGCGGCCTGCCCGGCGCGCGCGACCAGCGCGGCCTTGGTGCTGCCGACGGTCAACACCGCGATGATGTCGCTGCACTTGGCCGAGATCAGCAAGCAGGTGGCCGAGGGCGCACACGCGATCCTGGTGCTGGACGGGGCCGGCTATCACGGCACCGCCAAGACACGCCGACCGCGTGGCCTGGCGGTGCCGGACAACATCACGCTGTTGCATCTGCCGGCGTCCTCGCCGGAGCTGAACCCGATGGAACTGGTCTGGCAATACGTGCGCCAGAACAAGCTCGCCAATCGGGTGTTCCGTGACTACAGGCAGATCGTCGAGGCTTGCTGCGACGCCTGGAACTTCTTCGCCAACAACCCGGACCTCGTGACCTCAATCACAGCGCGCGACTGGGCGAAGGTCAAAGTTTAG